The following coding sequences are from one Gemmatimonadota bacterium window:
- a CDS encoding amino acid permease, whose protein sequence is MTERLPRTIGLFSAVAIIVGTTIGSGIFRVPARVAGLVGEPGVVLLAWVIGGALALFGALTVAELAAASPRSGGLFAYIDEAFGPMPAFLFGWSQLSVIRASALGSIATIFAEYLGYFTKFTPQEVRYAAAATILVVALINYLGVKYASRVMGVATIAKYAGMVGLVVLAFSVGDGNWSNFSHSGSATTTTFSLSMVASALVSIMWAYDGWADLSYIGGEIKNPGRNFPVALIAGTILIIAIYLLLNAAYIYLVPISEMAGQPLIAATAASRIPILGGAGAGIVSAIVMISCFGTLNGSMLTNPRIFFAMADRGLFFKGVARVSPKFQTPSVAIWLAAFLGCAYVMFNDFQQLADRFVLGIWPFYILAILGVFVMRKKYPNLERPYRTIGYPVVPIVFLLAATGMVINALVTDPINTGVTFVILGAGIPLYYLTLGRKRA, encoded by the coding sequence ATGACGGAGCGGCTTCCTCGGACCATCGGGCTGTTCTCGGCGGTGGCGATCATCGTGGGGACGACGATTGGGTCGGGTATTTTCCGGGTGCCGGCCCGGGTGGCCGGATTGGTGGGCGAGCCGGGTGTCGTCTTGCTGGCGTGGGTCATTGGCGGGGCGCTGGCGTTGTTCGGCGCGTTGACGGTGGCGGAGTTGGCGGCGGCGTCGCCGCGGTCCGGGGGGCTGTTCGCGTACATCGACGAGGCCTTTGGGCCGATGCCGGCGTTTCTGTTCGGCTGGTCGCAACTGTCGGTCATTCGGGCCTCGGCGCTCGGCAGTATTGCCACCATCTTTGCCGAATATCTCGGCTATTTCACCAAGTTCACGCCCCAGGAAGTCCGCTACGCGGCGGCCGCCACCATTCTCGTGGTGGCGCTGATCAATTATCTCGGCGTCAAGTACGCCTCCCGGGTCATGGGCGTGGCCACGATCGCGAAGTATGCGGGCATGGTCGGGCTGGTGGTGCTGGCGTTTTCCGTCGGCGATGGCAATTGGAGCAACTTCTCGCACTCCGGGAGTGCGACCACCACCACGTTCAGTCTTTCCATGGTGGCGTCGGCGCTGGTCTCGATCATGTGGGCGTACGATGGGTGGGCTGATTTGTCGTATATCGGCGGCGAGATCAAGAACCCCGGCCGGAATTTCCCGGTGGCCCTGATTGCCGGGACCATCCTGATCATCGCGATCTACCTGCTCCTCAATGCGGCCTACATCTATTTGGTGCCGATATCGGAAATGGCCGGCCAGCCACTGATCGCGGCCACCGCGGCCAGCCGGATTCCGATCCTGGGTGGGGCGGGGGCTGGAATCGTCTCGGCGATCGTGATGATTTCCTGCTTCGGCACCCTGAACGGCTCGATGCTGACCAATCCGCGGATCTTCTTTGCCATGGCCGACCGGGGGCTCTTTTTCAAGGGCGTGGCCCGGGTCAGCCCCAAGTTCCAGACCCCGTCGGTTGCGATTTGGCTGGCGGCGTTCCTCGGGTGCGCGTACGTCATGTTCAACGACTTCCAGCAGCTGGCCGATCGCTTCGTGCTCGGGATCTGGCCCTTCTACATCCTGGCCATCTTGGGCGTATTCGTGATGCGGAAGAAGTACCCGAACCTCGAACGGCCCTACCGGACCATCGGCTACCCGGTCGTCCCGATCGTGTTTCTGCTGGCGGCCACCGGGATGGTCATCAACGCCCTGGTGACGGACCCGATCAACACGGGTGTTACCTTCGTGATCCTGGGCGCGGGAATTCCGCTCTACTATTTGACGCTCGGGCGGAAGCGGGCCTGA
- a CDS encoding protoheme IX farnesyltransferase, with protein MPQAPTATVSLLADLVTLTKPRIISLLLLTTIAPMFITDQGIPSWSLIGWVALAGYLMAGGANTVNMWFDRDIDRLMARTQSRPIPSGRLSAGAGLAFGLSLATIAFALFWNLVNPLSAWLALGGFLFYVFIYTVWLKRSTHLNIVIGGAAGAFPPLVGWAAMTNTIDFAALTLFAIIFYWTPPHFWALALVKQGDYAKVGVPMMPVVKGNEYTKRQMLAYTVLLLPLTILPTIVGTQGVVYGLVALALGGRLLWYCWRLLKEPGVTPTAWKMYRYSLLYLALLFVAMGVDRTLPFGHREPAPTRLDVSRVTDGPAEHLGH; from the coding sequence ATCCCTCAAGCGCCGACTGCCACTGTGTCTCTTCTCGCCGATCTCGTAACCCTGACCAAGCCCCGAATCATTTCGTTGCTGTTGCTGACGACGATCGCCCCGATGTTCATCACCGACCAGGGCATCCCGAGTTGGAGTCTGATTGGCTGGGTGGCGCTCGCGGGCTATTTGATGGCGGGTGGGGCCAACACGGTCAACATGTGGTTTGACCGCGACATCGATCGGCTGATGGCCCGGACCCAGAGCCGCCCGATTCCTTCGGGCCGGCTCTCGGCCGGCGCTGGCCTCGCCTTCGGCCTCTCGCTCGCTACCATTGCCTTTGCGCTCTTCTGGAACCTGGTCAATCCGCTTTCGGCGTGGCTCGCCCTCGGCGGATTTCTCTTCTACGTGTTCATCTACACCGTGTGGCTCAAGCGGTCCACCCACCTCAATATCGTGATCGGCGGCGCGGCCGGTGCGTTCCCGCCGCTCGTCGGATGGGCCGCCATGACCAACACGATCGACTTCGCGGCCCTGACTCTGTTTGCCATCATCTTCTATTGGACGCCGCCCCATTTCTGGGCCCTCGCACTCGTCAAACAGGGCGACTACGCCAAGGTCGGCGTCCCGATGATGCCGGTCGTCAAAGGCAACGAATACACCAAGCGGCAAATGCTCGCCTACACCGTCCTACTTCTGCCGCTCACGATCCTGCCGACGATCGTGGGCACCCAGGGGGTGGTCTACGGGCTCGTGGCGCTGGCCTTGGGCGGCCGGCTCTTGTGGTATTGCTGGCGGTTACTTAAGGAGCCCGGGGTAACCCCGACCGCCTGGAAGATGTACCGCTACTCGCTGCTGTATTTGGCGCTGCTGTTCGTCGCGATGGGCGTCGACCGGACCCTGCCCTTTGGACACCGGGAGCCCGCACCGACCCGACTCGACGTCTCCCGGGTTACCGACGGGCCGGCTGAACACCTCGGCCACTAG
- a CDS encoding DUF92 domain-containing protein, which produces MSFSLAVLVSTAIALVAWRARTLSRWGALAATMVGTLVLWPTGWAGCAVLGAFASALGARHSALGGEQVDVGGRGWRQVVANGGVATVGALGEFWVPGIGIWLLTIVLAAAAADTWATSFGGRSRRPPRDILRFTVVEPGTSGGITWLGTTGGVVGAGFIGAVGGVASQSLRLGVTAAAIGMVGMLFDSVLGSALQGRFWCGACNQPTERRIHRCGTRAVRTAGWAWLDNDLVNFTTTVAAFGAGLARWPTS; this is translated from the coding sequence ATGTCCTTCAGCCTGGCGGTTCTGGTGTCCACAGCCATTGCGCTCGTGGCCTGGCGGGCCCGAACGCTGAGTCGGTGGGGCGCTCTTGCCGCGACGATGGTCGGGACGCTGGTGCTCTGGCCCACTGGTTGGGCCGGCTGCGCCGTGCTTGGGGCATTTGCCTCGGCACTCGGCGCTCGGCACTCGGCACTCGGCGGGGAGCAGGTGGATGTTGGGGGGCGGGGGTGGCGGCAGGTCGTGGCCAATGGCGGGGTCGCGACGGTGGGGGCTCTGGGGGAATTTTGGGTGCCTGGCATTGGGATTTGGTTGCTGACCATCGTGCTGGCGGCGGCGGCGGCGGATACCTGGGCTACGTCGTTTGGGGGGCGGAGCCGCCGACCGCCGCGGGACATTCTCAGGTTCACGGTGGTGGAGCCGGGGACGAGTGGTGGGATCACGTGGCTTGGAACAACGGGCGGGGTCGTGGGGGCTGGTTTCATTGGGGCCGTGGGCGGGGTGGCCAGCCAGAGCCTGAGGCTCGGGGTCACTGCGGCCGCGATCGGAATGGTTGGGATGTTGTTCGATTCGGTCCTCGGCTCGGCCCTCCAGGGTCGATTCTGGTGCGGCGCGTGTAACCAACCGACCGAGCGGCGGATTCATCGCTGCGGCACCCGGGCGGTCCGGACGGCGGGGTGGGCGTGGCTCGACAACGACCTCGTGAACTTCACCACGACGGTGGCGGCCTTCGGGGCGGGACTGGCGCGGTGGCCGACGTCCTGA
- a CDS encoding aminopeptidase P family protein: MKHLAGLDRMALRDGLTTAGAEGWLLFDFRGTNPIALRMLGVKPGTRRLFVYLPKDGPPIAVAHKIELQQFAEFPGRILPYARWQELEAALREVIGGKTVAMEISNRDTVPYLDRVPFGVVEMIQSLGATVVSSGPLVTQFTARWSASETRDHLEAAEVVARVAKQVMAETVSEGGKSVTESGVQRRVIELLEHSGVRVDPGHLPIIGFGPNAANPHYAPEAGHDRTLGNDEVVLIDLFGGKTLETVFADQTWMGFSGRQPPEEVLRVWDTVRDARDAALACVWRAAREKRPIRGFEVDRAARDVIEGAGYGEFFVHRTGHSIDRDLHGSGPHCDDYETRDDRLIVPGVGFSVEPGIYLPGRFGVRSEVNVFWSPEGPVVTPSELQRNLILP; this comes from the coding sequence ATGAAACACCTGGCCGGGTTGGACCGGATGGCGCTTCGCGACGGCTTGACCACCGCGGGCGCCGAGGGATGGTTGCTGTTTGATTTCCGGGGCACCAACCCGATCGCGCTCCGGATGCTCGGCGTCAAGCCCGGTACCCGGCGGTTGTTCGTCTACCTGCCGAAAGACGGACCACCGATTGCGGTGGCGCACAAGATCGAACTCCAGCAGTTTGCGGAGTTTCCCGGCCGGATCCTTCCGTACGCTCGATGGCAGGAACTGGAGGCGGCGCTCCGCGAGGTGATCGGCGGGAAGACCGTGGCCATGGAAATCTCGAATCGGGATACCGTGCCGTATCTCGACCGGGTGCCGTTCGGGGTGGTCGAAATGATTCAATCCCTCGGCGCGACCGTGGTATCGAGCGGACCGCTGGTGACCCAATTCACGGCTCGATGGTCGGCGTCGGAGACCCGGGACCATCTCGAGGCCGCCGAGGTGGTGGCCCGGGTGGCTAAGCAGGTGATGGCCGAGACGGTCTCCGAGGGTGGGAAATCCGTCACGGAGTCGGGGGTGCAGCGGCGGGTCATCGAGTTGCTCGAACACTCGGGGGTTCGGGTCGATCCCGGTCACCTCCCGATCATCGGCTTTGGGCCCAATGCCGCCAACCCGCACTACGCGCCCGAGGCGGGACACGACCGTACTCTCGGGAACGATGAAGTGGTCCTGATCGACCTGTTCGGCGGGAAGACCCTGGAGACGGTGTTTGCCGATCAGACCTGGATGGGGTTCAGCGGCCGCCAGCCTCCCGAGGAGGTTCTCCGGGTTTGGGACACCGTGCGGGATGCCCGGGATGCCGCGCTAGCCTGCGTGTGGCGGGCGGCGCGGGAGAAACGTCCCATTAGAGGGTTCGAAGTTGATCGGGCGGCCCGGGATGTCATCGAGGGCGCCGGCTATGGCGAGTTTTTCGTCCACCGGACCGGACATTCGATCGATCGCGACCTCCATGGATCCGGGCCCCATTGCGACGACTACGAAACCAGGGACGACCGGTTGATCGTGCCGGGGGTCGGGTTTTCAGTGGAGCCCGGCATCTATCTCCCGGGTCGGTTCGGGGTCCGGAGCGAGGTCAACGTGTTCTGGTCACCCGAGGGTCCGGTCGTCACGCCGAGTGAACTGCAGCGGAATCTGATCTTGCCATAG